A portion of the Sulfurospirillum diekertiae genome contains these proteins:
- a CDS encoding methyl-accepting chemotaxis protein: MEQQTEIFEEFNEKNQEYIRIALPLKAEISCLRCHVNVKEGDVLGVSELIISTQTSKENITYAKMRIVFFMALAVALILVIFLLFFKKEIFGVIEKLRIMVYNVAKGDRDLTRRLEIKQYDELGTVSSLINEFLSKIQETLHAVKKSSSLNLESAEELTQIATSLVGKIASQIEAIAHVHSSIMAIRTETSESYALSKTSSLTLQEARVSLNKLFLELETSVGNIQKDSQHERELALKTSNLTAHAKQIKIVLEAIEDIASQTNLLSLNAAIEAARAGEHGHGFAVVADEVRKLAEKTQTSLEEISSVVHAITSGILEISSEIQKSSENAITISSNSQALITEARKSDEKLSFAVQNAEKTMHKSSQAMHHIESLVEIAHTMVDVAEETKETSLMFQSISREQAQKSDHLKMTLQSFRTQNGH, translated from the coding sequence TTGGAACAACAAACAGAGATTTTTGAAGAATTTAACGAGAAAAATCAAGAGTATATTCGTATTGCACTGCCTTTAAAAGCGGAAATATCTTGTTTACGTTGCCATGTAAATGTCAAAGAAGGTGATGTATTGGGTGTGAGTGAGTTGATTATCTCAACACAAACATCCAAGGAAAATATTACCTATGCCAAAATGCGTATAGTTTTTTTTATGGCTTTAGCCGTAGCGCTTATTTTAGTAATCTTTTTACTATTTTTTAAAAAAGAGATTTTTGGTGTTATTGAAAAGCTTCGCATAATGGTTTATAACGTAGCCAAAGGTGATCGTGATTTGACAAGGCGCCTTGAAATAAAGCAGTATGATGAACTTGGCACGGTCTCCTCTCTTATTAATGAGTTCTTATCCAAAATCCAAGAGACACTACATGCTGTTAAAAAAAGCTCTTCTTTGAATTTAGAATCTGCAGAAGAACTCACCCAAATTGCTACATCACTTGTTGGAAAGATTGCCTCACAAATAGAAGCAATTGCGCATGTACATAGCTCTATTATGGCAATACGTACGGAAACCAGTGAGTCTTATGCTCTCTCGAAAACCAGCTCTTTGACCCTCCAAGAGGCGAGGGTGTCTTTAAATAAGTTATTTTTAGAGCTTGAGACCTCTGTTGGAAACATTCAAAAGGATAGTCAACATGAAAGAGAACTAGCCCTCAAAACCTCAAACCTTACCGCACATGCGAAACAGATCAAAATTGTTTTAGAAGCGATTGAAGATATTGCATCGCAAACAAATCTCTTATCTTTAAATGCCGCCATCGAAGCGGCTCGTGCAGGAGAGCATGGACATGGCTTTGCTGTGGTTGCGGATGAAGTGCGAAAGTTGGCTGAAAAAACTCAGACAAGCCTTGAAGAGATTAGCTCTGTGGTGCATGCAATAACTTCAGGAATTTTAGAGATTAGTAGTGAAATTCAAAAAAGTTCTGAAAATGCAATTACGATTTCATCCAATTCCCAAGCGTTGATTACTGAAGCTCGCAAGTCCGATGAAAAGCTCTCTTTTGCAGTTCAGAATGCAGAAAAAACTATGCATAAGAGTAGCCAAGCGATGCATCATATAGAAAGTTTGGTAGAAATAGCCCATACAATGGTAGATGTTGCTGAAGAGACCAAAGAAACTTCACTGATGTTTCAGTCTATTTCTCGTGAACAAGCTCAAAAAAGTGACCATCTAAAAATGACGCTCCAATCTTTTCGTACACAAAATGGTCACTAA
- a CDS encoding ribbon-helix-helix protein, CopG family — MKRLIVTLSLDEKRAVTHQAKTLGLSRSTLMLKALTHYLKNHARTRALRKQSIKRRKSWKS; from the coding sequence ATGAAAAGACTCATAGTGACACTCAGCCTTGATGAAAAACGAGCAGTTACCCATCAAGCAAAAACCTTGGGTCTTAGCAGAAGCACCTTGATGCTAAAAGCCCTAACGCATTATCTCAAAAATCATGCTAGAACAAGAGCATTGCGTAAACAATCTATAAAAAGGAGAAAATCATGGAAATCGTAA
- a CDS encoding ParA family protein — protein sequence MIISVINKKGGVGKTPISFSLAKDLGYYLQSNDNSVIESIYPDMAKISSSPEIIDNCVYDFGGFVSSGVLPILKASSAILIPTSNDYNSILRTVETIEEIQPLNENLFILVTKTEKESDFETVKNAISQHFDNLEFFELRLSKAFKNTIETGLSLTELYNETPLSKCAYKTVYQQYKSILDLFKGE from the coding sequence ATGATTATTTCTGTTATCAATAAAAAAGGTGGTGTCGGTAAAACACCTATCTCATTTTCCCTAGCGAAAGATCTTGGTTATTACTTACAGTCTAATGATAATTCAGTGATTGAATCCATTTATCCTGATATGGCAAAAATATCATCAAGTCCAGAGATCATTGATAACTGCGTATATGATTTTGGAGGATTTGTTTCATCAGGTGTCCTTCCTATTCTAAAAGCAAGCTCCGCTATTTTAATTCCAACATCCAATGATTATAACTCAATCCTTCGTACTGTAGAAACCATTGAAGAGATTCAACCTTTAAATGAGAATCTTTTTATTCTTGTTACAAAGACAGAAAAAGAGAGTGATTTTGAGACAGTAAAAAATGCGATTAGTCAGCATTTTGATAATTTGGAGTTTTTTGAACTTCGACTTTCTAAAGCCTTTAAAAATACTATTGAAACAGGTCTTAGCTTAACAGAGCTTTATAACGAGACACCTCTTTCCAAATGTGCTTATAAAACAGTTTACCAACAATACAAATCTATTCTTGATCTCTTTAAAGGAGAATAG
- a CDS encoding nucleotidyltransferase family protein: protein MSREDILSFLQTHKDELYQKYSVTRIGLFGSYAKGTATNESDVDVIVQLDKPNLLTLSAIRQELQESFKTPVDVIRLRETMNPFLKQQITQEAIYV from the coding sequence ATGAGTCGTGAAGATATTCTATCTTTTCTACAAACACATAAAGATGAACTTTATCAGAAATATTCTGTCACTAGAATTGGTTTGTTTGGTAGTTATGCAAAAGGCACAGCAACCAATGAGAGCGATGTGGATGTCATTGTTCAGCTTGATAAACCAAATCTTTTAACCCTCTCAGCGATTCGCCAAGAATTGCAAGAGAGCTTTAAAACACCTGTAGATGTCATTCGCCTTAGAGAGACAATGAACCCTTTTCTGAAACAGCAAATTACACAAGAAGCAATTTATGTCTAA
- a CDS encoding HepT-like ribonuclease domain-containing protein, whose product MSNILVLETLKQIANAAERILLRFSKVPSLDYFLKNDEGLEKLDAFCMQLIAIGESLKHIDKLTNNSLLKNYPEIDWKAVKGMRDIITHHYFDLDAEAVYDVCQNDIKPLLDAINRILEDVEK is encoded by the coding sequence ATGTCTAATATCTTAGTGTTAGAGACATTAAAACAAATTGCAAATGCAGCAGAGAGAATCTTACTACGCTTCTCGAAAGTTCCAAGTTTGGATTATTTTCTAAAAAATGATGAAGGACTTGAAAAACTAGATGCGTTTTGTATGCAGCTTATTGCCATTGGTGAGAGTTTAAAACATATTGATAAACTCACCAACAATTCACTTCTTAAAAATTATCCTGAGATTGATTGGAAGGCCGTCAAAGGGATGAGAGATATTATTACGCATCACTATTTTGATTTAGATGCAGAAGCAGTTTATGATGTTTGCCAAAATGATATCAAACCTCTTTTGGATGCCATTAATCGTATCCTCGAAGATGTAGAAAAATAG
- a CDS encoding 4Fe-4S dicluster domain-containing protein, which produces MAKKYGMIIDLHRCVGCGACDLACKSENNTPDGIDWASHKIETYGVFPKVTYTHTPTLCNHCEDAPCVRVCPTQAMHKTEEGFVVHDPSLCIGCKSCMLADPYGVIFFNKEHAFLDYVTDDSSIVKGGTFSKKELSDKSKAPFPNFNAARGAGGYEAVRRKGAVEKCTFCNHRVAQGLAPACVVACPADARIFGDLNDEKSQIATTLKANKPTVLLPEKGTKPKVFYIRSYN; this is translated from the coding sequence ATGGCAAAAAAATATGGAATGATTATTGACCTACATCGTTGCGTGGGATGCGGTGCATGTGATCTTGCATGTAAAAGTGAAAACAATACGCCAGATGGTATTGACTGGGCAAGTCATAAAATCGAAACGTATGGTGTATTCCCAAAAGTTACTTATACCCATACGCCAACTCTTTGTAACCACTGTGAAGATGCTCCCTGTGTGCGAGTCTGTCCAACGCAGGCGATGCATAAAACAGAAGAGGGATTTGTGGTGCATGATCCAAGCCTTTGCATCGGATGTAAAAGCTGTATGTTGGCTGATCCTTATGGTGTTATCTTCTTCAATAAAGAGCACGCTTTCTTGGATTATGTAACCGATGATAGTAGTATCGTCAAAGGTGGAACGTTCTCGAAAAAAGAGCTTAGCGATAAATCAAAAGCACCCTTCCCTAACTTTAATGCGGCACGAGGTGCTGGTGGCTATGAAGCAGTAAGGCGTAAAGGTGCGGTTGAAAAGTGTACCTTCTGTAACCACAGAGTCGCGCAAGGACTTGCGCCTGCATGTGTCGTAGCCTGTCCAGCAGATGCACGTATATTTGGCGATCTCAATGATGAGAAAAGTCAAATTGCAACAACATTGAAAGCAAATAAACCAACGGTATTGCTCCCTGAAAAAGGCACAAAACCTAAAGTCTTTTACATCAGAAGCTACAATTAA
- a CDS encoding molybdopterin-dependent oxidoreductase yields the protein MSINRRDFLKTTAGTAAVASTISIFPEEVEAKTGELGYEGEAGKWVASTCQGCTSWCSIQGLVVDGKVIKVRGNPNSPSGGRICPRPHLALQQVYDPDRVKTPLKRTNPKKGRGIDPKFVPISWDEAINTIADKIMELINAGETHKFLLTRGRYTGMNEIMYGTFPKLIGSPNNISHSALCADAEEFGREQSEGYPAYADFDLQNTRYILGWSSDMVASNRQTPWFINQFGNVKDRAKITTIDPRLSATGAKSHRWLPIIPGTDGALAIAIAHVILSEGKWNRDFVGDFADKVNYFVVGQEVPTEIIVEDKKIPVVFNEIHTNGVVAWWNLELKDRTPEWAEPITGISAKEIREVAREFAEAGNRAISWTSPGASMQIRGGISSFACHALNGLVGSVDSVGGILQQGSAPTAKTPDVKPYIDPRFADSLKKPKIDQRGTKGFPALEHMKSGGFVCTSRVAQAMLDQDPYDIKMAIGYWNNWVFSSMGTKQWEEAMSKLPFFAHITTNIAEMTMFADIVLPAKMHMLERYGFAKNKQNLTAYLSVHQPLIKPYGEAKTDETEVPFMLAQALAKKGFDLPLKYYQENFKDPETGKTPETAEEFDFFATKFFTKPCWDGSSNSKGDTINSWAELLEKGIWKTKRYKIGEKIGHFHTATHKFEFFSETLKAGMQNHADKHKMTLDEAIEAANYTVKGEQFFVPHYEPAVRYGDETTYPFIFIDHRSRLNREGRSQNTPWYYSTKSVDPGDENEKDVTKLNPLDGKKLGLKNGDKVRVISMFGTIESEIKLWEGIRPGTVAKCYGQGHWAYGRVGSEIFGSKPRGGNNNDLYCYDWERLSGSNPRHGGHTRVKIEKI from the coding sequence AAGTTGGTGTAGCATTCAAGGACTTGTGGTTGATGGCAAAGTCATTAAAGTCAGAGGCAATCCCAACTCACCAAGTGGTGGACGCATTTGTCCACGTCCACATTTAGCATTGCAACAAGTGTACGATCCTGATCGTGTTAAAACACCACTAAAACGAACCAATCCTAAAAAAGGAAGAGGTATTGATCCTAAATTTGTACCTATTTCATGGGATGAAGCGATCAATACCATCGCCGATAAAATTATGGAACTTATTAATGCAGGCGAAACACACAAATTCCTTTTAACCCGTGGTCGTTACACTGGTATGAATGAAATCATGTATGGAACATTTCCAAAACTCATTGGTAGCCCAAATAACATTTCACACAGTGCTTTATGTGCTGATGCCGAAGAGTTTGGACGCGAACAATCTGAGGGCTATCCGGCGTATGCTGACTTTGATCTTCAAAACACTCGTTATATTTTGGGTTGGAGTTCAGATATGGTTGCATCAAATCGTCAAACACCGTGGTTTATCAACCAATTTGGAAATGTTAAAGATAGAGCTAAAATCACGACGATTGATCCTCGTCTATCCGCTACGGGAGCTAAATCACATCGTTGGTTACCTATTATTCCAGGAACCGATGGAGCACTCGCTATTGCCATTGCACATGTTATTCTTTCTGAGGGCAAATGGAACAGAGATTTTGTAGGTGATTTTGCCGATAAAGTCAACTATTTTGTTGTAGGACAAGAAGTTCCAACAGAAATTATTGTCGAAGATAAAAAGATTCCTGTAGTCTTTAATGAAATTCATACCAATGGTGTTGTTGCATGGTGGAATTTAGAGCTGAAAGATCGTACTCCTGAGTGGGCGGAGCCAATTACGGGTATTAGCGCCAAAGAGATTCGTGAAGTAGCTCGTGAATTTGCGGAAGCTGGCAATAGAGCCATTTCATGGACAAGTCCAGGCGCTTCTATGCAAATAAGAGGAGGCATCTCTTCCTTTGCATGCCATGCTCTTAATGGACTTGTAGGCTCCGTTGATTCCGTTGGCGGTATCTTGCAACAAGGTTCAGCACCAACTGCTAAAACACCTGATGTGAAGCCTTACATTGATCCTCGTTTTGCTGACAGTTTGAAAAAACCAAAAATCGATCAGCGAGGAACCAAAGGGTTTCCTGCACTTGAGCACATGAAATCGGGTGGATTTGTGTGTACCTCAAGGGTTGCACAAGCCATGCTTGATCAAGATCCGTATGACATCAAAATGGCAATTGGTTATTGGAACAACTGGGTCTTCTCTTCTATGGGAACAAAACAATGGGAAGAAGCAATGTCAAAATTACCATTCTTTGCCCATATTACAACCAATATTGCAGAGATGACAATGTTTGCAGACATCGTATTACCAGCAAAGATGCACATGCTTGAGCGTTATGGATTTGCTAAAAATAAACAAAACTTGACAGCCTACCTCTCTGTTCATCAACCGCTTATCAAGCCTTACGGGGAGGCCAAAACAGATGAAACAGAAGTGCCATTTATGCTCGCTCAAGCACTCGCAAAAAAAGGTTTTGATTTACCTCTGAAATATTATCAAGAGAATTTCAAAGACCCAGAAACTGGCAAAACACCTGAAACCGCTGAGGAATTTGATTTTTTTGCAACAAAATTCTTCACTAAACCTTGTTGGGATGGTAGCAGTAATAGCAAAGGTGATACGATAAATAGCTGGGCTGAGTTACTTGAAAAAGGCATTTGGAAAACAAAACGCTACAAAATTGGCGAAAAAATCGGTCATTTCCATACAGCAACCCATAAATTTGAGTTTTTCAGTGAAACGCTTAAAGCGGGAATGCAAAACCATGCTGATAAGCATAAAATGACGCTTGATGAAGCCATTGAAGCTGCAAATTATACGGTTAAAGGTGAGCAATTCTTTGTACCACACTATGAACCAGCGGTACGCTATGGGGATGAAACAACGTATCCATTCATTTTTATCGACCACCGTTCACGCCTTAATCGTGAAGGAAGAAGTCAAAATACTCCTTGGTATTACAGTACAAAAAGTGTTGATCCAGGTGATGAAAATGAAAAAGATGTCACAAAACTCAATCCGCTTGATGGTAAAAAATTAGGACTTAAAAACGGCGATAAAGTTCGTGTTATCTCCATGTTTGGAACCATTGAAAGTGAGATCAAACTCTGGGAAGGTATCCGTCCTGGAACTGTCGCTAAATGTTACGGACAAGGTCACTGGGCATATGGTCGCGTAGGGTCAGAAATCTTTGGATCAAAACCTCGTGGTGGTAATAACAACGATTTATATTGTTATGACTGGGAGCGCCTTAGTGGCTCAAACCCACGACATGGTGGACATACTCGTGTAAAAATCGAAAAGATATAG